One Mycolicibacterium sp. ND9-15 genomic window, GGATCTTATATAGATCACCTAATGGGTACTATCCCCGGGTGGTTGGTCGCGGCACGAACGGTTCGCTGAGGGTGCGGACCCGGCACCCGGCGATCGTCGTGGCGGTGCTCGCGGCAGCAGGCATCAGTGTGTCGCTGATGCAGACGTTCCTCATCCCGCTCATCCCCGAACTGCCCATGCTGTTGAACACCAGCGCGTCGAACGCGTCGTGGGTGATCACCGCGACGTTGCTGACGGCGGCCGTCGCGACACCGATGTTCGGCAGGCTCGGGGACATGTATGGGCCCAAGCCCATCCTGATCATCTGCGCCGTACTGCTTACGGCGGGCTCGCTGCTTGCGGCGACGACGACCTCGCTGCTGCCGGTCATCGTCGGCCGCGGCCTGCAGGGGTTCGGGATGCCGATCATCCCGTTGGGCATCAGCGTGATGCGGGCGTCGGTGCCGGCTCACCGGGTCGGCACCGCGATGGGCCTGATGAGCGCATCGCTGGGGGTGGGTGGCGCCCTTGGACTTCCGCTTTCGGCGATCATCGCGGTCCGCTTCGACTGGCACGCTCTGTTCTGGTTCGGCGCCGCCCTGGGGGTGGTGTGCGCGGTGTCGTTCGCCGCGCTGGTGCCGCACATCCCTGCCGTCTCCGCCGACCGCTTCGACGCGCTGGGCGCGATCGGTCTCGCGGGCGGGTTGGTGACGCTGTTGCTCGCGATTTCCAAGGGCGGAAACTGGGGTTGGACGAGTGCACTCACCGTGGGCTTGTTCGTCGCGTCGATCGTGATCTTCGCGTTGTTCGCGGTGTGGCAGTTCCGGACTGCGGCGCCGATCGTGGACCTGCGCACCACGCTGAAGCGGCCCGTGCTGACCACAAACCTGGCCTCCGTTGCGGTCGGCTTCGCGTTGTTCGCTATGTCCTTGATCGCGCCGCAGATCCTCGAGATGCCGGCGGGGTCGGGCTACGGGCTGGGGCAGTCGCTGCTGCAGGCCGGGCTGTGGATGGCGCCCGGTGGACTGGCGATGATGTTGTCGTCGCCGGTGGCGGCTCGGATCGCCGGTATGCGCGGGCCGCGGCTCACGCTGTTCGTCGGCTCGACGGTGGTAGCCGTCGGCTACATGATGGGCCTGTTACTGATGAACAGCCCCTGGCAGCTGTGCCTGTTCAACGTGGTGGTGAGCGTCGGCGTCGGTTTCGCGTTCTCCTCATTACCCGCGCTGATCAACGCGGCGGTCCCGGTATCGGAGACCGCCGCGGCCAACGGGATCAACGCGCTCGCACGGTCGCTGGGTACGTCGATTTCCAGCGCGGTGCTGGGTGCGGTGCTCGCGGTGATGACGACCACAGTGGCGGGGCAGCAGGTGCCGTCACTGGCCGGTCTGCGGGTTGCGCTGATGATCGCGGCGGCTTCGGCCGTCGTCGCCGCGCTCACCGCGTTGGCCATCCCGAAGGCGGACGAGGCCGACGAGGCCGCAGCCGGCCTGGCCCTGGCTACAGACCGTAACGGTCCTTGATTTCCTTGGTCTGCACCTGCTCGACGATGATCCCGACGAGGGGAATCGTGCCGGCCAGCAGCACGCCGATGGTCTTGCCGATCGGCCACCGCACCTTGACCGCAAGGTTGGCAGTGAACAGCAGGTAGACGAAGTACACCCAGCCGTGGACGACCGCGATCCAGTTCAGGCCCTCAACGTGGTAGACGTACTTCATCACCATCTCGTAGCAGAGTGCGATGAGCCAGATGCCGGTCGTCCAGGCGAGCACCCGGTAGCCCAGGAGCGCCTTGCGGATGTTCTCTGCGGAGGTGATCGGTGGTTCGGTCATGTGGCCGGGTGTTCCTTGTCTTGTTCCGCGAGCTCCGCCAGGTAGGCGTTGTACTCGCGTAGTGCGGGGTCGTCGACGTCATCGAAATGAACTGGTGCTGAAGGTTTTTGGGGCAGCAGGTCCTCGGGGATCTCGGTGATCTTGTCGCGCTTCGTCGGTTCGGGCGGTGCATCCTCGTAGCGGACGAATTTGTAATACGCATACACGACGAAGCCCGCGAACAGGGGCCACTGGAGGGCGTAGCCGAGATTCTGGAAGCTACCCGAGGTCGACTCGAAGCGGGTCCACTGCCACCAGGCCAATGCCAGGCAGCCGGCGGCGCCGACGATCGCCAGTGCGATGAGCGCCGGCCTCCTACGCCGTGTAGTGGACACCTTCCAACGGTACCGCGACGTCCTTGGGGCCGACGAACTCGTCGAGGCGGGCGGTCGCGGACTTGCGGTAGACCGACACGATGTACTTGCTAGATCGGGTCCACGGGATGCCGAGTTTGTCGAGCGCGGCGGTGCTGGACAGACGCGTGCTGTGCGACCGGCCCCTTCCATAGGTGTACGGCAGAACATATTCGGCAGGTCCGACAACCAAGGCGATCGTCGCCGCGAGGTACGATCGCGACGCTCATGCGCGAGTGGCGGAATGGAAGACGCGATGGTTTTAGGTGCCATTGTCCTTTGGACGTGGGGGTTCGAGTCCCCCCTCGCGCACTGAATTCGCACGCGGTGCTCTCGATTAGTCGAGCCGCCCCTCCAGCCGCGGAATTCGCTCACGCCTTCTTGGCGAAGTAGCTCTGTCCACCGCTGGGTACGCGCCCGAAGCCGGCCTTGAGCACCGGTGCCAGCACTTTGACCGGAAGACTCATCGCGTTTTTCGGTTCGATCGCGACCACCCACGTGAACCGCGTGTGATCGCCGTCGACCTCGACGATGTAGTCCTCGGCGAAGCGTTTGAAGAGCGGCAACGTCGATTCGTAAACGTAGAACGAGTGCTGATGGCCGTCGTCCCAGTAGAAATAGCGCTCACGCATGACGGCGCCACCAGGAGCGACCACGTCGCGCGTCGTACCGACGCCGAACGGACGGGGTGAGGTCCAGGTGACGTTCTTGATCGACGGTCCCCACGCCGCTAGCGACTCATCCGAGGTCAGCGACTCCCACACTCGCTCCGGCGTCGCCGCGAATCGCTTCTCGTAGCGGAAAACGTGCGGGGCCGAGACCAAGAAGTCGGCATCGGCGGAC contains:
- a CDS encoding MFS transporter; the protein is MRTRHPAIVVAVLAAAGISVSLMQTFLIPLIPELPMLLNTSASNASWVITATLLTAAVATPMFGRLGDMYGPKPILIICAVLLTAGSLLAATTTSLLPVIVGRGLQGFGMPIIPLGISVMRASVPAHRVGTAMGLMSASLGVGGALGLPLSAIIAVRFDWHALFWFGAALGVVCAVSFAALVPHIPAVSADRFDALGAIGLAGGLVTLLLAISKGGNWGWTSALTVGLFVASIVIFALFAVWQFRTAAPIVDLRTTLKRPVLTTNLASVAVGFALFAMSLIAPQILEMPAGSGYGLGQSLLQAGLWMAPGGLAMMLSSPVAARIAGMRGPRLTLFVGSTVVAVGYMMGLLLMNSPWQLCLFNVVVSVGVGFAFSSLPALINAAVPVSETAAANGINALARSLGTSISSAVLGAVLAVMTTTVAGQQVPSLAGLRVALMIAAASAVVAALTALAIPKADEADEAAAGLALATDRNGP
- a CDS encoding DUF3817 domain-containing protein; this encodes MTEPPITSAENIRKALLGYRVLAWTTGIWLIALCYEMVMKYVYHVEGLNWIAVVHGWVYFVYLLFTANLAVKVRWPIGKTIGVLLAGTIPLVGIIVEQVQTKEIKDRYGL
- a CDS encoding SRPBCC family protein, with the protein product MARWYPLASADADFLVSAPHVFRYEKRFAATPERVWESLTSDESLAAWGPSIKNVTWTSPRPFGVGTTRDVVAPGGAVMRERYFYWDDGHQHSFYVYESTLPLFKRFAEDYIVEVDGDHTRFTWVVAIEPKNAMSLPVKVLAPVLKAGFGRVPSGGQSYFAKKA